In Gopherus evgoodei ecotype Sinaloan lineage chromosome 21, rGopEvg1_v1.p, whole genome shotgun sequence, a single window of DNA contains:
- the LOC115638113 gene encoding olfactory receptor 11L1-like: protein SCLETSYTSTVLPRMLASLLTGDRTISYSGCITQMYFFVFMLTAECFLLLVMSYDRYLAICNPLHYAALMRSWVCIQLVSGSWIMAFFTSTLITLLMARLTFCGPNNIDHFFCDFAPMLKLSCSDTSLIELVNLLLCFAIILPTFLLTLICYVCIIATILRIPSTTERHKAFSTCSSHLIVVASFYGSIIISYMIPTAGTAGDLHKAFSVFYTVLTPLVNPLIYSLRNKEVKEALKKAGGKLAAFIRR, encoded by the coding sequence tcctgcttggagacctccTACACCTCCACTGTCCTTCCCAGAATGCTGGCCAGCCTCCTGACTGGAGACAGAACCATTTCATATAGTGGCTGCATCACACAAATGTACTTCTTTGTATTCATGTTGACTGCCGAATGTTTCCTCCTATTAGTCATGTCTTATGACCGCTACTTAGCAATATGCAATCCCTTGCATTATGCAGCACTTATGAGAAGCTGGGTTTGCATACAGCTGGTGTCTGGCTCTTGGATAATGGCCTTCTTTACAAGTACCTTGATAACTCTTTTGATGGCCAGATTAACATTCTGTGGCCCCAATaatattgaccatttcttttgtgattttgcCCCGATGCTCAAACTCTCCTGCAGCGACACCAGCCTGATTGAACTGGTGAATTTGTTACTGTGTTTTGCAATTATACTTCCTACATTCCTGTTAACCTTGATCTGCTATGTTTGTATCATTGCCACTATCCTGAGAATCCCCTCCACCACCGAGAGGCACAAGGCCTTCTCCACTTGTTCCTCCCACCTCATCGTAGTTGCTTCTTTCTATGGCTCTATCATCATTAGTTACATGATACCAACTGCTGGCACTGCAGGAGACCTGCACAAAGcgttctctgtcttctacactgTCCTGACACCCTTGGTCAATcctctcatctacagcctgagaaacaaagaggtcaaagAGGCTTTGAAGAAAGCTGGAGGCAAACTGGCTGCTTTCATAAGGAGGTGA